From Medicago truncatula cultivar Jemalong A17 chromosome 7, MtrunA17r5.0-ANR, whole genome shotgun sequence, a single genomic window includes:
- the LOC25499100 gene encoding putative DUF21 domain-containing protein At1g03270 isoform X2, translated as MFPQNLLLLLLNLLARKNDSFVTDGDDVPFGTLWWFVYAGVSFSLVLFAGIMSGLTLGLMSKRPVDLEILQRSGSSTERKQAAAIFPVLQKQHQLLVTLLLCNACAMEALPLYLDKIFHPVVAVLLSVTFVLAFGEVIPQAICTKHGLYVGASFIGLVRFLMFICYPIAYPIGVGLDYLLGHDDVMFRRAQLKAFVSIHSKEAGKGGELTHDETTIISGALDLFKKTAEQAMTSIDSTFSLDVASKLDWEAIGRILERGHSRIPVYSGNPKNIIGLLLVKNLLTVRPETGSLVSSFNIRKIPRFPADMPLYNILNEFQKGNSHMAVVVKVIREKNNLQEAGDFNNSKDEVGIKHRSQLTVPLLAGTYEKPDNVINIDKLSRHHNPRGYNDPNNADEQCEESDTSPNSVHDFPYDKDGEVIGIITLEDVFEELLQEEIWDETDIDVHRRIRVAAVAAASSVARVPLGQKVKV; from the exons atgttcCCTCagaaccttcttcttcttcttctaaaccTCCTCGCTAGAAAGAATGATTCTTTCGTTACCGACGGCGACGATGTTCCGTTCGGTACGTTATGGTGGTTTGTTTACGCCGGAGTTtctttctcgcttgttctcttTGCTGGTATCATGTCTGGTCTTACGCTTGGTTTAATGTCTAAACGTCCTGTTGACCTTGAAATTCTTCAGAGAAGTGGTTCTTCCACCGAGAGAAAACAAGCTG CTGCTATTTTTCCTGTTCTTCAAAAACAACACCAGCTACTTGTTACTTTGCTTCTTTGCAATGCCTGTGCCATGGAG GCACTTCCACTTTACCTGGATAAAATCTTCCACCCTGTTGTAGCAGTGTTGTTATCAGTAACTTTTGTTCTGGCTTTCGGAGAG GTCATTCCGCAAGCTATATGTACAAAACATGGACTCTATGTTGGAGCTAGTTTTATTGGGCTTGTACGCTTCCTGATGTTCATTTGTTATCCAATTGCTTACCCTATTGGAGTG GGTTTGGATTATTTGCTTGGACACGATGATGTAATGTTTAGGCGAGCACAATTGAAAGCCTTTGTTTCAATCCATAGCAAAGAG GCTGGTAAAGGAGGTGAACTCACACATGATGAGACAACGATTATCAGCGGAGCACTAGATCTCTTTAAGAAG ACTGCAGAGCAGGCTATGACATCAATCGATTCAACTTTTTCCTTGGATGTTGCTTCCAAATTGGACTG GGAAGCAATTGGGAGAATTCTTGAACGAGGTCATAGTCGTATCCCTGTATACAGtggaaatccaaaaaatataattggcCTCTTGCTA GTAAAAAATCTTCTTACTGTAAGACCTGAGACAGGGAGTCTAGTTAGTTCCTTCAACATCCGGAAAATTCCTAG GTTTCCAGCAGATATGCCTTTATACAATATCCTTAACGAGTTTCAAAAAGGAAACAGTCATATGGCAGTTGTAGTTAAGGttataagagagaaaaacaacCTTCAGGAAGCTGGCGACTTCAACAACTCGAAGGATGAAGTAGGCATCAAACACCGTTCTCAACTGACTGTGCCATTGCTAGCCGGGACTTATGAGAAACCAGACAATGTTATCAATATTGACAAACTTTCTAGGCATCATAACCCTAGAGGATATAATGATCCCAATAATGCCGACGAACAATGCGAAGAAAGTGACACGTCACCAAATAGTGTCCATGACTTTCCTTATGATAAAGATGGGGAAGTTATTGGCATCATAACCCTAGAGGATGTTTTTGAAGAACTCCTGCAG GAAGAAATCTGGGATGAAACAGATATAGATGTACATAGGAG AATACGTGTTGCTGCTGTCGCAGCTGCTTCATCTGTGGCACGAGTTCCATTAGGCCAAAAG GTGAAAGTTTGA
- the LOC25499100 gene encoding putative DUF21 domain-containing protein At1g03270 isoform X1 codes for MFPQNLLLLLLNLLARKNDSFVTDGDDVPFGTLWWFVYAGVSFSLVLFAGIMSGLTLGLMSKRPVDLEILQRSGSSTERKQAAAIFPVLQKQHQLLVTLLLCNACAMEALPLYLDKIFHPVVAVLLSVTFVLAFGEVIPQAICTKHGLYVGASFIGLVRFLMFICYPIAYPIGVGLDYLLGHDDVMFRRAQLKAFVSIHSKEAGKGGELTHDETTIISGALDLFKKTAEQAMTSIDSTFSLDVASKLDWEAIGRILERGHSRIPVYSGNPKNIIGLLLVKNLLTVRPETGSLVSSFNIRKIPRFPADMPLYNILNEFQKGNSHMAVVVKVIREKNNLQEAGDFNNSKDEVGIKHRSQLTVPLLAGTYEKPDNVINIDKLSRHHNPRGYNDPNNADEQCEESDTSPNSVHDFPYDKDGEVIGIITLEDVFEELLQEEIWDETDIDVHRRIRVAAVAAASSVARVPLGQKVMGHKPVVKV; via the exons atgttcCCTCagaaccttcttcttcttcttctaaaccTCCTCGCTAGAAAGAATGATTCTTTCGTTACCGACGGCGACGATGTTCCGTTCGGTACGTTATGGTGGTTTGTTTACGCCGGAGTTtctttctcgcttgttctcttTGCTGGTATCATGTCTGGTCTTACGCTTGGTTTAATGTCTAAACGTCCTGTTGACCTTGAAATTCTTCAGAGAAGTGGTTCTTCCACCGAGAGAAAACAAGCTG CTGCTATTTTTCCTGTTCTTCAAAAACAACACCAGCTACTTGTTACTTTGCTTCTTTGCAATGCCTGTGCCATGGAG GCACTTCCACTTTACCTGGATAAAATCTTCCACCCTGTTGTAGCAGTGTTGTTATCAGTAACTTTTGTTCTGGCTTTCGGAGAG GTCATTCCGCAAGCTATATGTACAAAACATGGACTCTATGTTGGAGCTAGTTTTATTGGGCTTGTACGCTTCCTGATGTTCATTTGTTATCCAATTGCTTACCCTATTGGAGTG GGTTTGGATTATTTGCTTGGACACGATGATGTAATGTTTAGGCGAGCACAATTGAAAGCCTTTGTTTCAATCCATAGCAAAGAG GCTGGTAAAGGAGGTGAACTCACACATGATGAGACAACGATTATCAGCGGAGCACTAGATCTCTTTAAGAAG ACTGCAGAGCAGGCTATGACATCAATCGATTCAACTTTTTCCTTGGATGTTGCTTCCAAATTGGACTG GGAAGCAATTGGGAGAATTCTTGAACGAGGTCATAGTCGTATCCCTGTATACAGtggaaatccaaaaaatataattggcCTCTTGCTA GTAAAAAATCTTCTTACTGTAAGACCTGAGACAGGGAGTCTAGTTAGTTCCTTCAACATCCGGAAAATTCCTAG GTTTCCAGCAGATATGCCTTTATACAATATCCTTAACGAGTTTCAAAAAGGAAACAGTCATATGGCAGTTGTAGTTAAGGttataagagagaaaaacaacCTTCAGGAAGCTGGCGACTTCAACAACTCGAAGGATGAAGTAGGCATCAAACACCGTTCTCAACTGACTGTGCCATTGCTAGCCGGGACTTATGAGAAACCAGACAATGTTATCAATATTGACAAACTTTCTAGGCATCATAACCCTAGAGGATATAATGATCCCAATAATGCCGACGAACAATGCGAAGAAAGTGACACGTCACCAAATAGTGTCCATGACTTTCCTTATGATAAAGATGGGGAAGTTATTGGCATCATAACCCTAGAGGATGTTTTTGAAGAACTCCTGCAG GAAGAAATCTGGGATGAAACAGATATAGATGTACATAGGAG AATACGTGTTGCTGCTGTCGCAGCTGCTTCATCTGTGGCACGAGTTCCATTAGGCCAAAAGGTGATGGGTCACAAGCCTGTA GTGAAAGTTTGA